The following coding sequences are from one Hymenobacter sp. DG25A window:
- a CDS encoding CCA tRNA nucleotidyltransferase — MKIPQLPDLPLFQTIAQAAGELGYPAYVIGGFVRDLALERPSKDVDVVCVGDGIRLAQEVGRRLPSQPRVTVFRNFGTAMLPTPEVEIEFVGARRESYRAESRKPEVEAGTLEEDLARRDFTINALGLSLNPQDFGTLIDRYDGIGDLKRKIIRTPLDPDITFSDDPLRMMRAVRFATLLDFDIEPETFDAIARNKERIRIVSQERITDELNKIIMTPKPSYGFKLLFHSGLLPLIFPRMAQLHGVEKVGQHAHKDNFYHTLQVLDNVVATGGDLWLRWAAILHDIAKPATKRYDPKVGWTFHGHEDKGARWVPHIFTELKLPLGEEMRQVQKLVRLHLRPIALVKETVTDSAVRRLLFETGDDIDRLMQLCKADITSKDHQRVARYLRNFERVEEKLKEVEEKDHLRNFKPVITGEIIMQTFNLKPSRAVGELKEAVLEAILEGQIRNEFEEAFAFLLQLGKAKGLPQGHHSLTK, encoded by the coding sequence ATGAAAATTCCCCAGCTTCCTGATCTTCCTTTATTCCAGACAATAGCGCAAGCCGCCGGCGAACTGGGCTACCCGGCCTACGTCATCGGGGGCTTTGTGCGTGACCTGGCTTTGGAGCGCCCCAGCAAGGACGTAGATGTGGTGTGCGTGGGAGACGGTATCCGGCTGGCGCAGGAGGTAGGCCGCCGCCTGCCTTCCCAGCCCCGCGTAACGGTATTCCGCAACTTTGGCACGGCCATGCTGCCCACGCCGGAGGTGGAAATTGAGTTTGTGGGGGCCCGCCGGGAAAGCTACCGGGCCGAGTCGCGCAAGCCGGAAGTGGAGGCCGGCACGCTGGAAGAAGACCTGGCCCGCCGAGACTTCACCATCAATGCCTTGGGCCTGAGCCTGAACCCCCAGGACTTTGGTACTCTGATTGACCGCTACGACGGCATAGGCGACCTAAAGCGGAAAATCATCCGCACGCCCCTCGACCCCGATATTACCTTCTCCGACGACCCGCTGCGCATGATGCGCGCCGTGCGCTTTGCCACTCTGCTTGATTTCGATATTGAGCCGGAAACCTTTGATGCCATTGCACGCAATAAGGAGCGCATCCGCATTGTATCGCAGGAGCGGATTACGGACGAACTCAACAAGATTATTATGACGCCGAAACCCAGCTATGGGTTTAAGCTGCTGTTTCATAGCGGACTGCTGCCGCTGATTTTTCCCCGTATGGCACAGCTGCACGGCGTGGAGAAAGTAGGCCAGCACGCCCACAAAGACAACTTCTATCACACCCTGCAGGTGCTGGATAATGTGGTAGCCACCGGCGGCGACCTGTGGCTACGCTGGGCCGCCATTCTGCACGACATTGCCAAACCCGCCACCAAGCGCTACGACCCCAAAGTGGGCTGGACGTTTCATGGCCACGAAGACAAAGGCGCCCGTTGGGTGCCGCACATTTTCACAGAGCTGAAGCTGCCCCTGGGCGAGGAAATGCGCCAGGTGCAAAAGCTGGTGCGCCTGCACCTGCGGCCTATTGCGCTGGTAAAGGAAACCGTAACCGACTCCGCCGTACGCCGCCTGCTGTTTGAAACCGGCGACGATATTGACCGCCTGATGCAGCTCTGCAAGGCCGATATAACCAGCAAAGACCACCAGCGCGTGGCGCGTTATCTGCGCAACTTCGAGCGGGTGGAAGAGAAGCTGAAAGAAGTAGAGGAGAAGGACCATCTGCGCAATTTCAAGCCGGTTATCACGGGCGAAATCATTATGCAGACGTTTAATCTGAAGCCTTCCCGCGCCGTGGGCGAACTAAAGGAGGCGGTACTGGAAGCTATTCTGGAGGGCCAGATCAGGAATGAGTTTGAGGAAGCCTTCGCCTTCCTGTTGCAGCTCGGTAAGGCGAAGGGTCTTCCTCAGGGTCATCATTCACTCACCAAATAG
- a CDS encoding PspC domain-containing protein: MKKNISINLQGLIFHIEEDGYEVLGRYLAEVRAHFSGYPGHDEIVSDIEGRIAELFAARLSSTKQVITLGDVEEMTAKMGRVSEFQSADELDEDELHEAVVNGRMPAASNAAGTTAEEPHRLYRDMANRKIAGVAAGIARYFSINPLWVRLIFLALFFIRPLVMGVLDFNDNDFHVEGFNLGGFALITYIVLWIALPKRYDLTPTEEDPTFKKLYRDTDNGKIGGVSAGLAAYFKYDVVLFRLLFVLGIFVGFGIPLYIILWILLPEAKTASDRLRMRGDAVTLSGIDTNLRNQAFEAGATTGTNRPVGTFLEELFRNLRPLLNLIGSAIRIFVAVMLIILGFSLLIGTLVGLGAGLGILTSENIHLDGVPVYTMFGDLPWWFLLSAFLAAAIPALAMLLTGVGLLLRRTILRRSAALTLLGLWMLGIVGSVFGGIKISSNYQEDGEHTQEIKFPTLTKNPVKLDLHYVSQGHFAGSELVAADSGQAISVLQEVTAKGPTEAEANRTAASSVVYRMRAANDSTLIFDNHFRYAPGARLREQHLMLTLRLPRGRQYRMTREFADWLGSEFFVNSTIPSDVERYTFRMNGNLLECINCPASALENFDADEDNNNEGDFNVSVDSDDEDRNVNIEIGNLDFPTNLDAYEGGRRSFSNKDFSQIEVSGAYRVYVRRGDTYKIEAAGNERDLRNLRVETTGDRVSIFSRRGGLFGLSDMKDAILIRIQLPTLRHIELSGASLGDIAGFSGEPLQVEQSGASAAKLNVNVPRLELELSGACKTAVRGEARELKVDESGLCSVEALNLRTNRASLDLSGASKARVRVSERLQAEVTGSSNVYYAGNPNSVEKDESGDSHVRPLNKEQAE, translated from the coding sequence ATGAAAAAGAACATCAGTATTAACCTGCAGGGCCTGATCTTCCACATTGAGGAAGATGGCTACGAAGTACTCGGCCGCTATCTGGCCGAAGTACGAGCGCACTTCTCGGGCTACCCAGGGCACGATGAAATCGTGTCGGATATTGAGGGGCGTATTGCCGAGCTCTTTGCCGCCCGCCTATCCTCCACCAAGCAGGTGATTACGCTGGGGGATGTAGAAGAAATGACCGCCAAAATGGGCCGCGTCAGTGAGTTTCAGAGTGCCGATGAACTGGATGAGGACGAACTGCACGAGGCCGTAGTAAATGGCCGCATGCCCGCAGCCAGCAATGCCGCAGGCACCACCGCCGAAGAGCCCCATCGCCTCTACCGCGACATGGCTAACCGCAAAATTGCGGGGGTAGCCGCTGGCATTGCCCGCTACTTTTCCATCAATCCGCTGTGGGTACGCCTTATCTTCCTGGCTCTGTTCTTCATCAGACCGCTCGTAATGGGCGTGTTGGATTTCAACGACAATGATTTCCATGTGGAAGGCTTCAACCTCGGGGGCTTTGCCCTTATCACTTACATCGTGCTCTGGATTGCGCTGCCCAAGCGCTACGACCTCACCCCCACTGAGGAGGACCCCACCTTCAAAAAGCTTTATCGGGATACCGACAACGGCAAAATAGGCGGTGTTTCGGCGGGCCTGGCAGCCTACTTTAAGTACGATGTGGTGTTGTTCCGCCTGCTGTTTGTGCTTGGCATCTTCGTAGGCTTTGGTATTCCGCTCTATATTATTCTCTGGATTCTACTGCCGGAGGCCAAAACGGCCTCCGACAGACTCCGGATGCGCGGTGATGCCGTAACGCTTTCGGGCATTGACACCAACCTGCGCAACCAGGCCTTTGAGGCGGGCGCTACCACAGGCACCAACCGCCCGGTAGGTACCTTTCTGGAAGAGTTGTTCCGTAACCTGCGTCCTTTATTAAATCTGATTGGCTCCGCTATCCGGATTTTTGTAGCGGTTATGCTGATTATCTTAGGTTTCAGCCTGCTGATTGGCACACTGGTAGGCTTAGGCGCTGGCTTGGGCATTCTGACCTCCGAAAATATTCATCTGGATGGCGTACCGGTATATACCATGTTTGGTGACCTGCCCTGGTGGTTCCTGCTAAGTGCCTTCCTCGCGGCAGCCATTCCCGCCCTGGCCATGTTGCTCACGGGAGTTGGCCTGCTGCTCCGCCGCACCATTCTGCGCCGCTCGGCTGCTCTTACTCTGCTGGGTCTCTGGATGCTGGGTATTGTAGGCTCCGTATTTGGCGGCATTAAAATCAGCAGCAACTACCAGGAAGATGGCGAGCATACTCAGGAAATAAAGTTTCCGACCCTCACCAAAAACCCGGTTAAGTTGGATCTGCACTACGTCAGCCAGGGCCATTTTGCGGGCTCTGAGTTGGTAGCCGCCGACAGTGGCCAGGCCATTAGTGTGCTGCAGGAGGTAACGGCCAAAGGCCCTACCGAAGCGGAGGCTAACCGCACAGCCGCCAGCAGCGTGGTATACCGCATGCGCGCCGCCAACGATTCTACCCTCATCTTCGACAACCATTTCCGGTATGCCCCCGGAGCCCGCCTGCGCGAACAGCATCTGATGCTCACGCTCCGCCTGCCCCGTGGCCGCCAGTACCGCATGACCCGCGAATTTGCCGACTGGCTGGGCAGCGAGTTCTTTGTGAACTCTACCATTCCTTCCGATGTGGAGCGTTACACCTTCCGCATGAACGGCAACCTGCTGGAATGCATCAACTGCCCCGCCAGTGCCCTGGAAAACTTTGATGCGGACGAGGACAATAACAATGAGGGTGATTTTAATGTAAGTGTTGACTCCGATGACGAGGACCGCAACGTGAACATTGAAATAGGCAACCTGGATTTCCCCACCAATCTCGACGCGTACGAGGGCGGCCGCCGCTCCTTCAGCAACAAGGATTTCAGCCAGATAGAAGTAAGCGGTGCTTACCGGGTATATGTGCGCCGCGGCGACACCTATAAGATTGAGGCGGCCGGCAATGAGCGCGACCTGCGCAACCTGCGCGTAGAAACCACTGGCGACCGTGTTTCCATTTTCTCCCGCCGCGGTGGCCTCTTTGGTCTTTCTGATATGAAAGACGCCATTCTCATTCGTATACAGCTACCCACCCTGCGCCACATTGAGCTAAGTGGTGCCAGCTTGGGCGACATAGCCGGTTTCTCCGGCGAGCCCCTGCAAGTAGAGCAAAGCGGCGCCAGCGCGGCCAAGCTGAATGTGAATGTACCCCGCCTGGAGCTGGAGCTGAGCGGCGCCTGCAAAACCGCCGTGCGCGGCGAAGCTCGGGAGCTGAAAGTAGATGAGTCCGGCTTGTGTAGTGTTGAGGCCCTGAATCTGCGGACCAACCGCGCTTCCCTGGACCTTTCCGGTGCCAGCAAGGCCCGGGTGCGTGTGTCAGAACGTCTTCAGGCTGAAGTAACTGGCTCCAGCAACGTATACTATGCCGGCAACCCTAACAGCGTAGAAAAGGATGAATCGGGCGACTCCCACGTACGCCCACTCAATAAGGAGCAAGCGGAATAA
- a CDS encoding L-threonylcarbamoyladenylate synthase: MSKFFLQEVESAVDALLLQQVILYPTDTVWGLGCDAEVPPAVEKLYALKKRALDKPSIVLVADEQMFAKYASVVPPNLSELIQKQEKPTTYVVPASPIVAKNLVAPDGTIGLRVVKDDEFSHKIVRRLGHGVVSTSANLSGKPTPATFSEIEQELKKGVDYVVNWRQDDSTTAAPSRVVRVQADGSLEVLRD; the protein is encoded by the coding sequence ATGAGCAAGTTTTTCCTTCAGGAAGTAGAATCAGCAGTAGATGCCCTGTTGCTGCAGCAGGTTATTCTGTACCCCACCGATACCGTGTGGGGCTTGGGTTGCGACGCCGAAGTGCCCCCCGCCGTAGAAAAGCTCTATGCCCTGAAAAAGCGGGCTCTGGATAAGCCCAGCATTGTGCTGGTGGCCGACGAGCAGATGTTTGCCAAGTACGCTTCCGTGGTGCCGCCCAACCTATCTGAGCTTATCCAAAAGCAGGAGAAGCCCACCACCTACGTAGTGCCGGCCAGCCCCATAGTAGCCAAAAACCTAGTGGCCCCCGACGGCACCATTGGCCTGCGGGTGGTAAAGGATGATGAGTTCAGCCATAAAATTGTGCGCCGGCTGGGGCATGGCGTGGTTTCCACCTCGGCCAATCTCAGCGGCAAGCCCACGCCGGCTACCTTCTCCGAAATAGAACAGGAGCTGAAAAAAGGGGTGGATTATGTGGTGAACTGGCGGCAGGATGATTCTACCACGGCTGCTCCTTCCCGCGTGGTGCGCGTGCAGGCTGATGGCTCTTTAGAAGTGCTGCGCGACTAA
- a CDS encoding IscS subfamily cysteine desulfurase, with translation MLKLPIYLDNNATTPMDPRVLEAMLPYMTEMFGNAASRNHAFGWQAEEAVDYSREQIAKLINCDPKEIIFTSGATESDNLGIKGVYEMYAQRGNHIITATTEHKAVLDTCKHLEKQGARVTYLPVNSEGLISLQELEAAMTPQTILVCIMYANNETGTIQPVREIAAIAHKHGALFMTDATQAVGKIPVDVIADGIDLMAFSGHKMYGPKGVGALYVRRKNPRVKVTAQMDGGGHERGMRSGTLNVPGIVGLGKAAELSRLDMESDNARISTMRDRLEKELLTLEESYVNGSREHRLPHTTNISFKYVEGEGLMMGVKDLAVSSGSACTSASLEPSYVLKAQGLSDDLAHSSLRFGLSRFTTDEQVDYAIGHVIEAVTKLREMSPLWEMFKEGIDLDKIEWAEH, from the coding sequence ATGCTTAAATTACCCATTTACCTCGATAATAACGCCACTACTCCCATGGATCCGCGGGTGTTGGAGGCTATGTTGCCCTACATGACTGAAATGTTCGGCAACGCGGCTTCCCGTAACCACGCATTCGGCTGGCAGGCAGAGGAAGCGGTAGATTATTCTCGGGAGCAGATTGCCAAGCTAATCAACTGCGACCCCAAAGAAATCATCTTTACCTCGGGTGCTACCGAGTCTGATAACCTGGGTATCAAAGGTGTATATGAGATGTATGCCCAGCGCGGCAACCATATCATTACCGCTACCACGGAGCATAAAGCCGTACTGGATACGTGCAAGCACCTGGAAAAGCAGGGTGCCCGCGTTACTTATCTACCCGTTAACTCCGAAGGCCTCATCAGCCTGCAGGAGCTAGAAGCGGCCATGACGCCCCAGACCATTCTGGTGTGCATTATGTACGCCAACAACGAAACCGGCACCATTCAGCCCGTCCGCGAAATTGCCGCCATTGCCCACAAGCACGGCGCCCTGTTCATGACGGATGCTACCCAGGCGGTAGGCAAAATTCCGGTAGACGTTATTGCTGACGGCATTGACCTGATGGCCTTCTCGGGCCACAAAATGTACGGCCCCAAAGGCGTAGGTGCATTGTATGTGCGTCGCAAAAACCCACGGGTGAAAGTTACCGCCCAGATGGACGGTGGTGGCCACGAGCGCGGCATGCGTTCCGGTACCCTCAACGTACCCGGCATTGTAGGCCTGGGCAAAGCCGCCGAGCTGTCCCGCCTGGACATGGAGAGCGACAACGCCCGGATTTCTACCATGCGTGACCGGCTTGAAAAAGAGCTGCTTACGCTGGAAGAAAGCTACGTGAATGGCTCGCGCGAGCACCGCCTGCCGCATACCACCAACATCAGCTTTAAGTACGTAGAAGGCGAAGGCCTGATGATGGGCGTGAAAGACTTGGCGGTTTCGTCGGGCTCGGCCTGTACGTCGGCTTCCCTGGAGCCCAGCTACGTGCTGAAGGCCCAGGGCCTGAGCGACGACCTGGCGCACTCTTCCCTGCGCTTTGGCCTGAGCCGCTTTACCACTGATGAGCAGGTTGATTACGCCATTGGCCACGTGATAGAAGCCGTGACCAAGCTCCGCGAAATGTCCCCGCTGTGGGAGATGTTCAAGGAAGGCATCGACCTCGACAAAATTGAGTGGGCCGAACATTAA
- a CDS encoding PorV/PorQ family protein → MPHFSRLARFLIFSGLGWASVSTALAQSEDRTPKYANEFLNIGVGGRALSMGNTQVSLAQDATAGYWNPAGLLAQKTKYDAVLMHSELFSGIVKNDYAAFSMPLDERSAIGASIIRLGVDDIADTRALVNEYGQIDYNRINYFSVADYALLLSYARKLDMVEGLQVGANGKIIYRNVGSFATAWGFGVDAGAQLRRGDWQFGLMARDITTTVTAWSINSEKFKTSTQDTLAIPKSSAEVTLPRFVLGAARTIKLPGQFTALLATDLELTTDGKRNTPISTSFVSVDPHVGLEVGYHNVAFLRGGVSNFQKVKAVGTGKEEWRAQPSLGVGFTTSGLRLDVALSRLAVEKVGQRSQTNSIIVSLGYSFQ, encoded by the coding sequence ATGCCGCACTTTTCCCGTCTTGCCCGGTTTCTGATTTTTAGTGGCCTTGGATGGGCCTCGGTATCAACGGCTTTGGCACAGAGCGAAGACCGCACGCCCAAGTATGCCAATGAATTTCTGAACATCGGGGTAGGGGGGCGCGCCCTTTCCATGGGCAACACGCAGGTAAGCCTGGCCCAGGATGCCACGGCCGGCTATTGGAACCCGGCCGGCCTGCTGGCGCAGAAAACCAAGTACGATGCCGTGCTCATGCACTCTGAGCTCTTCTCCGGCATTGTGAAAAACGACTATGCCGCCTTCTCGATGCCGCTGGATGAGCGCAGCGCTATTGGCGCCAGCATCATCCGCCTAGGGGTAGATGATATTGCCGATACCCGCGCCCTGGTAAACGAGTACGGCCAGATAGACTACAACCGTATTAACTACTTCTCCGTGGCCGACTATGCGCTGCTGCTTTCCTATGCCCGCAAGCTGGACATGGTGGAGGGCCTGCAGGTAGGCGCCAATGGTAAAATCATTTACCGCAATGTGGGCAGCTTTGCCACGGCCTGGGGCTTTGGCGTTGATGCCGGTGCCCAGCTGCGGCGCGGCGACTGGCAGTTTGGCCTGATGGCCCGGGATATAACTACTACCGTTACGGCGTGGTCCATCAACAGCGAGAAGTTTAAAACCAGCACGCAGGATACCCTGGCCATACCTAAAAGCAGTGCCGAGGTAACCCTGCCCCGCTTTGTATTGGGCGCCGCCCGCACTATCAAACTGCCGGGCCAGTTCACGGCCTTGCTCGCTACAGATCTGGAGCTCACCACGGATGGCAAGCGCAATACTCCCATTTCCACCAGCTTCGTGAGCGTGGATCCGCATGTGGGCCTGGAAGTTGGCTACCATAATGTTGCTTTTTTACGTGGTGGGGTCAGCAACTTTCAAAAAGTGAAAGCAGTGGGCACCGGCAAGGAAGAATGGCGCGCCCAGCCCAGCCTCGGCGTGGGGTTTACTACCAGCGGCCTGCGCCTAGATGTTGCCTTGTCACGCCTAGCAGTAGAAAAGGTAGGGCAACGCTCCCAAACCAACTCCATTATTGTTTCGCTTGGCTACAGCTTTCAATAA
- the mce gene encoding methylmalonyl-CoA epimerase, with translation MFTNLEHLGLAVQDLAAATTLYTALLGTPPYKQEHVASEGVDTVFFRVGGSKIELLAGTTPESAITKYLSKKGEGIHHVAFEVQDIYAEMARLRAEGFTLLNEEPKRGADNKLVCFVHPKSAAGVLVELCQEIVGEAPGL, from the coding sequence ATGTTCACTAACCTGGAACACCTGGGCCTGGCCGTGCAGGACCTGGCCGCGGCCACAACCTTATATACTGCCTTATTGGGCACGCCACCCTATAAGCAGGAGCATGTAGCCAGCGAAGGGGTTGACACGGTTTTCTTCCGGGTGGGCGGCTCCAAGATTGAGCTGCTGGCCGGCACCACCCCGGAAAGCGCCATCACCAAATACCTCAGCAAGAAAGGGGAGGGCATTCACCACGTAGCGTTTGAGGTGCAAGACATTTACGCCGAAATGGCGCGGCTGCGGGCCGAAGGCTTCACGCTGCTGAATGAGGAGCCCAAGCGGGGTGCTGATAATAAGCTAGTATGTTTTGTGCATCCGAAAAGCGCCGCCGGCGTATTGGTAGAGTTGTGTCAGGAAATAGTAGGTGAAGCCCCAGGCTTGTAA
- a CDS encoding PadR family transcriptional regulator yields MKVENTQVQMRKGILEFCILEIIARGEVYASDMLEELTAARMIVVEGTLYPLLTRLKNAGLLDYTWKESTSGPPRKYYTLTAIGQDFLHQLRLTWEEIEDSIQIIRTHPSTSAAE; encoded by the coding sequence ATGAAAGTAGAGAACACCCAAGTGCAGATGCGGAAGGGAATTCTGGAGTTCTGCATCCTGGAAATCATTGCCCGGGGCGAGGTTTACGCTTCCGACATGCTCGAAGAGCTGACGGCGGCCCGCATGATTGTGGTAGAGGGCACCCTCTACCCGCTGCTCACTCGCCTGAAAAATGCCGGTTTGCTGGACTATACCTGGAAAGAATCCACTTCCGGTCCGCCCCGCAAGTATTACACGCTCACGGCCATTGGGCAGGATTTCCTGCACCAGCTGCGCCTGACGTGGGAGGAAATCGAGGATTCTATCCAGATTATCCGCACCCACCCTTCCACCTCCGCCGCCGAATAA